A single Actinomadura algeriensis DNA region contains:
- a CDS encoding glycosyltransferase — protein MLTGRDTGDGTADGGDARAGRDVFIVCNNADDVGGLQRWAHHMARLFAARGDRVVLAGITRGPDPAAHDPGGAYRVEALHDRWRPPALAHRPRSPRARLDLAARGRDVWRSAAQRRGAARLSELFAAARPGAVVIVAQVWAMEWVRLADTRGLRVVGMTHESYEATRRSSRHARVREHYAHADRLLALTAEDADAWARAGMTNADHVPNPLHVEPVVYPTLDLPAVACVGRLSDEKGVDLLLEAWRRARERRPGWRLHVYGTGPDEEALRRRAAEAGLADSVEFRGVVADVEDALVEVSIFALPSRAEGFPMSVLEAMAYGLPTVAFDCAPGVRALLGDAGAGDAGVLVPPGDTAAFAEALGRLMDDPELCRELGANARASVLRFRPEAVLARWDRLFDLLHREPPAVPAGEPAPGGRAAERAGRTKPVRARAERRRARRGRLAREGARPAVPAAGRAPAQPAVRPAAPRPGAGRDAEPALEGDSF, from the coding sequence ATGCTGACGGGCAGGGACACCGGTGACGGGACCGCGGACGGCGGGGACGCCCGCGCGGGACGGGACGTCTTCATCGTCTGCAACAACGCCGACGACGTCGGGGGGCTCCAGCGGTGGGCCCACCACATGGCGCGGCTGTTCGCGGCGCGCGGCGACCGCGTCGTCCTCGCCGGGATCACCCGCGGACCGGACCCGGCCGCGCACGATCCGGGCGGCGCCTACCGGGTGGAGGCGCTGCACGACCGCTGGCGGCCGCCCGCCCTCGCGCACCGGCCGCGCTCGCCGCGCGCCCGGCTGGACCTGGCCGCGCGGGGACGGGACGTGTGGCGTTCGGCCGCGCAGCGGCGCGGCGCGGCCCGCCTGTCGGAGCTGTTCGCCGCGGCCCGTCCGGGCGCCGTCGTGATCGTCGCGCAGGTGTGGGCGATGGAGTGGGTGCGGCTCGCCGACACGCGCGGCCTGCGGGTCGTCGGGATGACGCACGAATCGTACGAGGCCACGCGGCGCTCGTCCCGGCACGCCCGGGTCCGGGAGCACTACGCCCACGCGGACCGGCTGCTCGCGCTGACCGCCGAGGACGCCGACGCGTGGGCCCGCGCCGGGATGACCAACGCCGACCACGTCCCGAATCCGCTGCACGTCGAGCCGGTCGTGTACCCGACGCTGGACCTGCCGGCCGTCGCCTGCGTGGGGCGGCTGTCGGACGAGAAGGGCGTCGATCTGCTGCTGGAGGCGTGGCGGCGGGCCCGGGAGCGGCGCCCCGGCTGGCGGCTGCACGTCTACGGGACCGGACCGGACGAGGAGGCGCTGCGGCGCCGCGCCGCCGAGGCGGGCCTCGCGGACTCGGTGGAGTTCCGGGGCGTGGTCGCCGATGTGGAGGACGCGCTCGTCGAGGTGTCGATCTTCGCGCTGCCGTCGCGGGCCGAGGGCTTCCCGATGTCGGTGCTGGAGGCCATGGCCTACGGGCTGCCCACGGTGGCGTTCGACTGCGCGCCCGGTGTGCGCGCGCTGCTCGGCGACGCCGGGGCCGGGGACGCGGGGGTGCTGGTCCCGCCGGGCGACACGGCGGCGTTCGCCGAGGCGCTCGGCCGGCTGATGGACGATCCCGAACTGTGCCGCGAGCTGGGGGCGAACGCGCGCGCGTCCGTCCTGCGGTTCCGGCCGGAGGCGGTGCTCGCCCGCTGGGACCGGCTGTTCGACCTGCTGCACCGCGAGCCTCCGGCGGTCCCGGCGGGGGAGCCGGCACCGGGCGGGCGCGCGGCGGAGCGGGCCGGACGGACGAAGCCGGTGCGGGCCCGCGCGGAGCGGAGGCGGGCGCGGCGTGGGCGCCTCGCGCGCGAGGGCGCCCGGCCGGCGGTCCCGGCGGCCGGACGGGCACCCGCGCAGCCTGCCGTGCGGCCCGCCGCGCCGCGTCCGGGCGCGGGACGGGACGCCGAACCCGCCCTGGAGGGGGATTCTTTCTAA
- a CDS encoding acyl-CoA dehydrogenase family protein, translating into MNENESPEDRAFRAEVRDWLESNLSGEFAHARGLGGPGREHEAHEKRLAWERHMAAAGWTCVGWPKEHGGRGATVEQQVIFHEEYALADAPARVNHIGENLLGPTIIAFGTDEQKARFLPPIVAVEELWCQGYSEPDAGSDLANVQTRAELRDGEWHVTGQKVWTSLALEADWCFVVCRTEPGSTRHAGLSYLLVPMKADGVDIRPIVQLTGTSEFNEVFFDGARTHAADIVGAPGDGWKIAMATLGFERGVATLGQQVGFRRELNGVIELARRTGAIDDPLLRDRLVRSHMGLEIMRLNATRTMAGVATGAPGPESSISKLVWGTWHRELGELAMDVLGAAGLVADGEPYDLNDWQRLFLFSRSDTIYAGSNEIQRNIIAERVLGLPREARG; encoded by the coding sequence GTGAACGAGAACGAGTCCCCCGAGGACCGGGCGTTCCGGGCCGAGGTCCGCGACTGGCTCGAGTCCAACCTGTCCGGCGAGTTCGCGCACGCCCGCGGGCTCGGCGGCCCGGGCCGCGAGCACGAGGCGCACGAGAAACGGCTGGCCTGGGAACGGCACATGGCCGCCGCCGGCTGGACGTGCGTGGGCTGGCCGAAGGAGCACGGCGGCCGCGGCGCCACCGTCGAGCAGCAGGTGATCTTCCACGAGGAGTACGCGCTCGCCGACGCCCCCGCCCGGGTGAACCACATCGGCGAGAACCTCCTCGGGCCCACGATCATCGCGTTCGGCACCGACGAGCAGAAGGCCCGCTTCCTGCCCCCGATCGTGGCCGTCGAGGAGCTGTGGTGCCAGGGCTACTCCGAGCCCGACGCCGGCTCCGACCTGGCGAACGTCCAGACGCGCGCCGAGCTCCGCGACGGGGAGTGGCACGTCACCGGCCAGAAGGTGTGGACGTCGCTGGCGCTCGAGGCCGACTGGTGCTTCGTCGTCTGCCGCACCGAGCCCGGCTCGACCCGGCACGCCGGCCTGTCGTACCTGCTGGTCCCGATGAAGGCGGACGGCGTCGACATCCGGCCGATCGTGCAGCTCACCGGCACCTCGGAGTTCAACGAGGTGTTCTTCGACGGGGCCCGCACGCACGCGGCCGACATCGTCGGCGCGCCCGGCGACGGCTGGAAGATCGCGATGGCGACGCTCGGGTTCGAGCGCGGCGTCGCCACCCTCGGCCAGCAGGTCGGCTTCCGCCGCGAGCTGAACGGCGTCATCGAACTGGCCCGCCGCACCGGCGCGATCGACGATCCGCTGCTGCGCGACCGGCTCGTCCGCTCCCACATGGGCCTGGAGATCATGCGCCTCAACGCGACGCGCACGATGGCCGGGGTCGCCACCGGGGCGCCCGGGCCCGAGTCGTCCATCTCCAAGCTGGTCTGGGGCACCTGGCACCGCGAGCTCGGCGAACTGGCCATGGACGTGCTCGGCGCGGCCGGCCTCGTCGCCGACGGCGAGCCGTACGACCTGAACGACTGGCAGCGGCTGTTCCTCTTCTCCCGCTCCGACACGATCTACGCCGGGTCGAACGAGATCCAGCGCAACATCATCGCCGAGCGCGTGCTCGGACTCCCACGAGAGGCGCGCGGATGA
- a CDS encoding SDR family oxidoreductase produces MTPPPYVEGHDLLKDRAVVITAAAGAGIGGATARRCLEEGARVLISDAHERRLAASAKELADEFGTDRVASLPCDVTSEEQVGALYDLAVRRFGRVDVAVNNAGLGGTSDLVDMPDDQWDRVLDITLNGTMRCTRAALRIMRGQGSGVIVNNASVIGHRAQKGQSHYAAAKAGVMALTRCAALEAADFGVRINAVSPSLAMHPHLVKVTSEELLDELTRREAFGRYAEPWEVANVIVFLAGDYSSYMTGEVVSVSSQHP; encoded by the coding sequence ATGACACCTCCCCCCTACGTCGAAGGCCACGACCTCCTCAAGGACCGCGCCGTCGTGATCACCGCGGCCGCCGGGGCCGGGATCGGCGGCGCCACCGCGCGCCGCTGCCTGGAGGAGGGCGCCCGCGTCCTGATCTCGGACGCGCACGAGCGGCGGCTCGCCGCGTCCGCGAAGGAGCTCGCCGACGAGTTCGGCACCGACCGCGTCGCGTCCCTGCCCTGCGACGTCACGTCGGAGGAGCAGGTCGGCGCCCTGTACGACCTGGCGGTGCGGCGGTTCGGACGGGTCGACGTCGCCGTCAACAACGCGGGGCTCGGCGGCACCTCCGACCTCGTCGACATGCCCGACGACCAGTGGGACCGCGTCCTCGACATCACCCTGAACGGCACCATGCGCTGCACCCGCGCCGCGCTGCGGATCATGCGCGGGCAGGGTTCCGGCGTGATCGTCAACAACGCGTCGGTGATCGGCCACCGGGCGCAGAAGGGACAGTCGCACTACGCGGCCGCGAAGGCCGGCGTCATGGCGCTCACCCGCTGCGCGGCGCTGGAGGCCGCCGACTTCGGCGTCCGGATCAACGCCGTGTCGCCGTCCCTGGCCATGCACCCGCACCTGGTCAAGGTCACCTCGGAGGAGCTGCTGGACGAGCTGACGCGCCGCGAGGCGTTCGGGCGCTACGCCGAGCCGTGGGAGGTCGCCAACGTTATCGTCTTCCTGGCCGGCGACTACTCCTCGTACATGACCGGGGAGGTCGTCTCCGTCTCCTCCCAGCATCCTTAG
- a CDS encoding TetR/AcrR family transcriptional regulator, translating to MSPRRRDAEGTAAARAERRAELLATAAEVFASQGYSATTVRKVADAAGILGGSLYYHFDSKESMADEILSTFLDEMWTSYERVLAEGRSARDTLEGIVVESFRSIDRHRPAVVIYQNESKHLATSERFHYLLDSQRRFEEMWLSLLDRGVEEGAFRADLDRTLIYRFIRDTVWVAANWYQRGGRLSAEDIAKQYLAMFLEGIQASRPPA from the coding sequence ATGAGTCCACGACGGCGCGACGCCGAGGGAACCGCGGCCGCCCGCGCGGAGCGGCGGGCCGAGCTGCTCGCCACGGCCGCCGAGGTGTTCGCCTCCCAGGGCTACTCCGCCACCACCGTCCGGAAGGTGGCCGACGCCGCCGGGATCCTCGGCGGCAGCCTTTACTACCACTTCGACTCCAAGGAGTCGATGGCCGACGAGATCCTCTCGACCTTCCTGGACGAGATGTGGACCTCCTACGAGCGGGTCCTGGCCGAGGGGCGCAGCGCCCGCGACACCCTCGAGGGCATCGTCGTCGAGTCGTTCCGCTCGATCGACCGGCACCGCCCCGCCGTCGTGATCTACCAGAACGAGTCCAAGCACCTGGCGACCAGCGAACGGTTCCACTACCTGCTCGACTCGCAGCGCCGGTTCGAGGAGATGTGGCTGTCCCTGCTCGACCGGGGCGTCGAGGAGGGCGCCTTCCGCGCCGACCTCGACCGGACGCTCATCTACCGGTTCATCCGCGACACCGTCTGGGTGGCCGCGAACTGGTACCAGCGCGGCGGCCGGCTGTCCGCCGAAGACATCGCCAAGCAGTACCTCGCCATGTTCCTGGAAGGGATCCAGGCGAGCAGACCCCCTGCGTGA
- a CDS encoding acetyl-CoA C-acetyltransferase yields MAEAYIVEAVRAPVGRRNGGLSGVHPADLGAHVLTALMDRSKVDPAAVEDVVFGCVDTIGPQAGDIARTCWLAAGLPEEVPGVTVDRQCGSSQQAVHFAAQAVLSGTSDLVVAGGVQNMSQIPIASAMTAAEPLGFTQGPFAGSKGWVRRYGDGEVSQFNGAEMIARDWDLSREEMEAFAYESHRRAVRAIDEGRFAREIVPFEGVEHDEGPRRDTSPEKMAGLKTLVDGGRLTAAVSSQISDGSAALLIASEQAVKDHGLTPRARIHHLSARGEDPIRMLSAPIPATAYALKKTGMTIGDIDAVEINEAFASVVLAWLKETGADPAIVNPSGGAIALGHPLGATGARLMTTLLHELERTGGRYGLQTMCEGGGQANVTVIERL; encoded by the coding sequence ATGGCCGAGGCCTACATCGTCGAAGCGGTCCGCGCGCCGGTCGGGCGGCGCAACGGCGGGCTCTCCGGGGTGCATCCCGCCGACCTGGGCGCGCACGTCCTGACGGCGCTGATGGACCGCTCGAAGGTCGACCCGGCGGCGGTCGAGGACGTGGTGTTCGGCTGCGTCGACACCATCGGCCCGCAGGCCGGGGACATCGCCCGCACCTGCTGGCTGGCCGCCGGGCTGCCCGAGGAGGTCCCGGGCGTGACCGTCGACCGGCAGTGCGGATCCTCGCAGCAGGCCGTGCACTTCGCCGCGCAGGCCGTCCTGTCCGGGACGTCCGACCTGGTGGTGGCGGGCGGCGTGCAGAACATGTCGCAGATCCCGATCGCCTCCGCGATGACCGCGGCCGAGCCGCTCGGCTTCACGCAGGGCCCGTTCGCCGGCTCCAAGGGCTGGGTCCGCCGCTACGGCGACGGCGAGGTGTCGCAGTTCAACGGCGCGGAGATGATCGCCCGCGACTGGGACCTGTCCCGCGAGGAGATGGAGGCGTTCGCCTACGAGTCGCATCGGCGCGCCGTCCGGGCGATCGACGAGGGCCGGTTCGCGCGCGAGATCGTCCCGTTCGAGGGCGTCGAGCACGACGAGGGCCCGCGCCGCGACACGTCCCCGGAGAAGATGGCGGGCCTGAAGACGCTCGTGGACGGCGGCCGCCTCACCGCCGCCGTCTCGTCGCAGATCTCGGACGGGTCCGCCGCGCTGCTCATCGCGTCCGAGCAGGCCGTCAAGGACCACGGCCTCACCCCGCGCGCCCGCATCCACCACCTCTCCGCGCGCGGCGAGGACCCGATCCGGATGCTGTCGGCGCCGATCCCCGCCACCGCGTACGCGCTGAAGAAGACGGGGATGACGATCGGTGACATCGACGCCGTCGAGATCAACGAGGCGTTCGCGTCGGTCGTGCTGGCCTGGCTGAAGGAGACCGGCGCCGACCCCGCGATCGTCAACCCCAGCGGCGGCGCCATCGCGCTCGGCCACCCGCTCGGCGCGACCGGCGCCCGCCTGATGACGACGCTGCTGCACGAGCTGGAGCGCACCGGCGGCCGCTACGGCCTGCAGACGATGTGCGAGGGCGGCGGCCAGGCCAACGTGACCGTCATCGAACGCCTCTGA
- a CDS encoding FAS1-like dehydratase domain-containing protein: protein MIDVAGWAPEARETTEVIGVAPAAALAGVLDAEPPGEELPPLWQWLHFLERPAQRELGSDGHPREGRFLPPIPDRRRMFAGGRFRIAEPMRVGDTVTRRDELASTAVKNGRSGEMLFVTVRHTFLRDGIEIAVEEQDLVYRSGDAAGRTAAPSFEAPAVEAPWTLPMTADPVLLFRFSALTYNAHRIHYDEEYATGVEGHAGLVVHGPLLAILCLELPRRAGVAVRELSFRARTPVFARQPFTAAGGPDGALSIEAPGGVTAMTATFA, encoded by the coding sequence GTGATCGATGTCGCGGGGTGGGCGCCGGAGGCGCGGGAGACGACCGAGGTCATCGGGGTCGCGCCGGCGGCGGCGCTGGCCGGGGTGCTGGACGCCGAGCCGCCGGGCGAGGAGCTGCCGCCGCTGTGGCAGTGGCTGCACTTCCTCGAACGTCCCGCGCAGCGGGAACTCGGCTCCGACGGGCACCCCCGGGAGGGACGGTTCCTGCCGCCGATCCCCGACCGGCGCCGGATGTTCGCGGGCGGCAGGTTCCGCATCGCCGAGCCGATGCGCGTCGGCGACACCGTCACCCGCCGCGACGAGCTGGCCTCGACGGCGGTGAAGAACGGGCGCAGCGGCGAGATGCTGTTCGTCACCGTCCGGCACACGTTCCTGCGGGACGGCATCGAGATCGCGGTCGAGGAGCAGGACCTCGTCTATCGCAGCGGCGACGCCGCGGGACGCACGGCCGCACCGTCCTTCGAGGCCCCTGCCGTGGAGGCGCCGTGGACGCTGCCGATGACGGCCGATCCCGTGCTGCTCTTCCGGTTCAGCGCCCTCACCTACAACGCCCACCGCATCCACTACGACGAGGAGTACGCCACCGGGGTCGAGGGGCACGCGGGCCTCGTCGTCCACGGCCCGCTGCTGGCGATCCTGTGCCTGGAGCTGCCGCGCCGGGCGGGCGTGGCGGTCCGCGAGCTGTCGTTCCGTGCCCGCACGCCCGTCTTCGCGCGGCAGCCGTTCACGGCGGCGGGCGGCCCGGACGGCGCGCTGTCGATCGAGGCGCCGGGCGGCGTCACCGCGATGACCGCGACGTTCGCCTGA
- a CDS encoding acyl-CoA dehydrogenase family protein, with amino-acid sequence MFELSAEERAIVEVVADFVDREVRPAARGLEHANAYPERLIGRMKELGVFGLAVPAPYGETQVSKACYALVTEELARGWMSLAGAFGGHTVVSHLLAVFGTEEQKARYLPRMATGELRATMALTEPSGGSDLQAMSTVARRRGDRYVVDGAKMWITNARRSGLIALLCKTDPDATPRHRGMSILLAEQGPGLTVSRDLPKLGYKGVESCELAFDGYEAPLEAVLGGEEGRGFAQMMRGLEVGRIQVAARALGVGRAALEDSLRYAQERESFGKPIWEHQSVGNHLADMATELRAARLLTLDAAARLDAGERCDMEAGMAKLYASEAAMRIALNAVRIHGAAGYSTEFDVERYFRDAPLMIVGEGTNEIQRNVIVKQLVGRHRI; translated from the coding sequence GTGTTCGAGCTCAGCGCGGAGGAACGCGCCATCGTGGAGGTCGTCGCGGACTTCGTCGACCGGGAGGTCCGGCCCGCGGCGCGCGGGCTGGAGCACGCGAACGCCTATCCGGAACGGCTCATCGGCCGGATGAAGGAACTCGGCGTCTTCGGCCTCGCCGTGCCCGCGCCCTACGGCGAGACCCAGGTGTCCAAGGCCTGCTACGCGCTGGTCACCGAGGAACTGGCCCGCGGCTGGATGAGCCTCGCCGGGGCGTTCGGCGGGCACACGGTGGTCTCGCACCTGCTCGCCGTGTTCGGCACCGAGGAGCAGAAGGCCCGCTACCTGCCGCGCATGGCGACGGGCGAACTGCGCGCGACGATGGCGCTGACCGAGCCGTCCGGCGGGTCGGACCTGCAGGCCATGAGCACCGTCGCGCGGCGCCGCGGCGACCGGTACGTCGTCGACGGCGCCAAGATGTGGATCACCAACGCGCGCCGGTCCGGGCTCATCGCGCTGCTGTGCAAGACCGACCCGGACGCCACGCCCCGGCACCGCGGCATGAGCATCCTGCTCGCCGAGCAGGGGCCCGGGCTGACCGTCTCCCGCGACCTGCCCAAGCTCGGGTACAAGGGCGTGGAGAGCTGCGAGCTGGCGTTCGACGGGTACGAGGCGCCGCTCGAGGCCGTGCTCGGCGGCGAGGAGGGACGCGGCTTCGCGCAGATGATGCGCGGGCTCGAGGTCGGCCGCATCCAGGTGGCGGCGCGCGCGCTTGGCGTCGGCAGGGCGGCCCTGGAGGACTCACTGCGCTACGCGCAGGAACGCGAGTCGTTCGGGAAACCGATCTGGGAGCACCAGTCGGTCGGCAACCACCTCGCCGACATGGCCACCGAGCTGCGCGCCGCGCGCCTGCTCACGCTGGACGCGGCGGCGCGGCTGGACGCGGGCGAGCGCTGCGACATGGAGGCGGGCATGGCGAAGCTGTACGCGTCGGAGGCGGCGATGCGGATCGCGCTGAACGCCGTCCGCATCCACGGCGCGGCCGGCTACTCCACCGAGTTCGACGTCGAACGCTACTTCCGGGACGCCCCGCTGATGATCGTCGGCGAGGGGACGAACGAGATCCAGCGCAACGTGATCGTCAAGCAGCTCGTCGGACGGCACCGCATCTGA
- a CDS encoding GntR family transcriptional regulator — translation MSTRHPVREAMTVPFSGESLSGDAPPGDRSLGRRRQLSDEVAAYVRELIMSGRVRHGEFLRLERVADDLGISVTPVREALLSLRGEGFVTLVPRRGFMPAPLSRQDVHDLFEAQAYFAGELAARTAEKITEDGLAELARTQELLEAASRTRDAEGIERANHRFHRTINLCADSPKTSWLLQLVVRYAPRRFFSTIDGWSQASVDDHHLVLAALRAADGDAARQAMRAHIRHAGTLLVVHLEGRGFWDEAGAG, via the coding sequence GTGAGCACCAGACACCCCGTCCGGGAGGCGATGACCGTGCCCTTCTCCGGCGAGAGCCTCTCCGGCGACGCCCCGCCCGGCGACCGGTCGCTCGGCAGGCGCCGCCAGCTCAGCGACGAGGTCGCCGCGTACGTCCGCGAGCTGATCATGTCCGGGCGGGTGCGGCACGGGGAGTTCCTCCGCCTCGAGCGGGTCGCCGACGACCTCGGGATCAGCGTCACGCCCGTCCGGGAGGCGCTGCTGTCGCTGCGCGGGGAGGGCTTCGTCACGCTGGTGCCGCGCCGCGGGTTCATGCCCGCGCCGCTGTCGCGGCAGGACGTCCACGACCTGTTCGAGGCGCAGGCGTACTTCGCCGGCGAGCTGGCCGCCCGTACCGCCGAGAAGATCACCGAGGACGGGCTGGCGGAGCTCGCGCGCACGCAGGAACTGCTGGAGGCGGCGTCCCGGACGCGCGACGCCGAGGGCATCGAGCGGGCCAACCACCGCTTCCACCGGACGATCAACCTGTGCGCGGACTCGCCGAAGACGTCCTGGCTGCTGCAGCTCGTGGTGCGGTACGCGCCGCGCCGGTTCTTCTCGACCATCGACGGCTGGAGCCAGGCGTCGGTGGACGATCACCACCTCGTCCTCGCCGCGCTGCGGGCGGCCGACGGCGACGCCGCCCGGCAGGCGATGCGCGCCCACATCCGGCACGCGGGAACGCTGCTGGTCGTGCATCTGGAAGGGCGGGGGTTCTGGGACGAGGCCGGCGCGGGCTGA
- a CDS encoding acyl-CoA dehydrogenase family protein has translation MADRLRQTHGLSDEQREILATVRAFVDKEILPVATELEHADEYPQAIVDGMRDLGLFGLTIGEEHGGLGQSLLTYALVVEELARGWMSVSGVINTHFIVAWMIDRHGTPEQRAHYLPKMAAGEVRGAFSMSEPDCGSDVSAIRTRAVPDGDHHVIDGQKMWVTNGASANLVATLVKTDPEAGHRGMTTFLVDKTPGFGEVAPGLTIPRKIDKMGYKGVDTTEMVFGSHRIPSARILGGTPGRGFYQMMDGVEVGRVNVAARGCGVAMRAYELAREYARRRETFGRPIAEHQAVLFRLAEMATKVEAAHQMVVMAARRKDSGERNDLEAGMAKYLAGEYCKEVVEASFRIHGGYAYSKEFEIERLYREAPMLLIGEGTADIQKMIIGRRLMED, from the coding sequence ATGGCGGACCGGCTGCGGCAGACGCACGGGCTGTCGGACGAGCAGCGGGAGATCCTCGCGACGGTGCGGGCGTTCGTCGACAAGGAGATCCTCCCGGTCGCGACCGAACTCGAGCACGCCGACGAGTACCCGCAGGCGATCGTGGACGGCATGCGCGACCTCGGGCTGTTCGGCCTGACGATCGGCGAGGAGCACGGCGGTCTCGGGCAGTCGCTGCTGACCTACGCCCTCGTCGTCGAGGAGCTGGCGCGCGGCTGGATGAGCGTGTCGGGCGTCATCAACACGCACTTCATCGTGGCCTGGATGATCGACCGGCACGGCACGCCCGAGCAGCGGGCGCACTACCTGCCGAAGATGGCCGCCGGGGAGGTCCGGGGCGCCTTCTCCATGTCCGAGCCCGACTGCGGCTCCGACGTGTCGGCCATCCGGACCCGCGCCGTCCCCGACGGCGACCACCACGTCATCGACGGCCAGAAGATGTGGGTCACCAACGGAGCCTCCGCGAACCTCGTCGCCACGCTCGTCAAGACCGACCCGGAGGCCGGGCACCGCGGCATGACGACGTTCCTGGTCGACAAGACGCCCGGCTTCGGCGAGGTCGCGCCCGGCCTGACGATCCCCCGCAAGATCGACAAGATGGGGTACAAGGGCGTCGACACGACCGAGATGGTCTTCGGCTCCCACCGGATCCCCTCCGCGCGGATCCTCGGCGGAACGCCCGGCCGCGGCTTCTACCAGATGATGGACGGCGTCGAGGTCGGCCGCGTGAACGTCGCGGCGCGCGGCTGCGGCGTCGCGATGCGCGCCTACGAGCTGGCCCGCGAGTACGCGCGCCGCCGCGAGACGTTCGGCCGCCCGATCGCCGAGCACCAGGCCGTCCTGTTCCGGCTCGCGGAGATGGCGACCAAGGTCGAGGCCGCCCACCAGATGGTGGTGATGGCGGCGCGCCGCAAGGACTCCGGCGAGCGCAACGACCTCGAGGCCGGGATGGCGAAGTACCTCGCGGGCGAGTACTGCAAGGAGGTCGTGGAGGCGTCCTTCCGGATCCACGGCGGCTACGCGTACTCCAAGGAGTTCGAGATCGAGCGGCTGTACCGGGAGGCGCCCATGCTCCTCATCGGCGAGGGCACCGCCGACATCCAGAAGATGATCATCGGTCGACGGCTGATGGAGGACTGA
- a CDS encoding CaiB/BaiF CoA transferase family protein: MPGTQGAGRPPAGEPREPLPLEGITVVALEQAVAAPFASRQLADLGARVVKVEKVDGGDFARGYDSNVRGGLGTHFAWLNRSKESVALDLKTEEGRAILDDLIAGADVFLQNLAPGAADRLGFGAGRLRERDPRLIVVDMSGYGSSGPYRDKRAYDMLVQAEAGLISVTGTPETPVKAGSPISDIAAGMYAFSGVLAALVRRGTTGAGASVEVSMFDAVAEWMSQPMYTTLYTGAAPPRARLSHPVIAPYDAYPTADGVDVVIGVQSDPGWAALAAGVLDRPDLVTDPDYATNMARVRNREKVDALVASVTSRLGRDELLRRLDEAGVPNATLNDGHGLVAHPQLAARDRWRDVGSPVGDIRALLPPITLAGAEPRMDPVPALGEHTDAVLAELGRDAGTVARLRAAGVVG, encoded by the coding sequence GTGCCCGGAACGCAGGGCGCGGGCCGGCCCCCCGCGGGGGAACCGCGCGAGCCGCTGCCCCTCGAAGGGATCACGGTCGTCGCGCTGGAGCAGGCCGTGGCGGCGCCGTTCGCGTCCCGTCAGCTCGCCGACCTCGGCGCCCGCGTCGTCAAGGTCGAGAAGGTGGACGGCGGCGACTTCGCCCGCGGCTACGACTCGAACGTGCGCGGCGGGCTCGGCACCCACTTCGCCTGGCTGAACCGCTCCAAGGAGTCGGTCGCGCTCGACCTCAAGACCGAGGAGGGCCGCGCGATCCTGGACGACCTGATCGCGGGCGCCGACGTGTTCCTGCAGAACCTCGCGCCCGGCGCGGCGGACCGTCTCGGGTTCGGCGCCGGGCGGCTCCGGGAGCGCGACCCCCGGCTGATCGTGGTCGACATGTCCGGGTACGGGTCGAGCGGGCCCTACCGGGACAAGCGCGCCTACGACATGCTCGTCCAGGCCGAGGCCGGGCTGATCTCGGTCACCGGCACCCCCGAGACGCCGGTGAAGGCGGGCTCTCCGATCTCCGACATCGCCGCCGGGATGTACGCGTTCTCGGGCGTGCTCGCGGCGCTCGTCCGGCGTGGGACGACGGGGGCGGGCGCGTCGGTCGAGGTGAGCATGTTCGACGCGGTCGCCGAGTGGATGAGCCAGCCGATGTACACGACGCTCTACACGGGCGCGGCGCCGCCGCGCGCCCGGCTGAGCCATCCGGTGATCGCCCCCTACGACGCGTACCCCACGGCCGACGGCGTCGACGTGGTCATCGGCGTGCAGAGCGATCCGGGCTGGGCGGCCCTCGCCGCCGGCGTGCTCGACCGTCCGGACCTGGTGACCGACCCCGACTACGCGACGAACATGGCGCGCGTCCGCAACCGGGAGAAGGTCGACGCGCTCGTCGCGTCCGTCACCTCGCGGCTCGGCCGGGACGAACTGCTGCGGCGGCTGGACGAGGCGGGCGTGCCCAACGCGACGCTGAACGACGGGCACGGCCTCGTCGCCCATCCGCAGCTCGCCGCGCGGGACCGCTGGCGGGACGTCGGGTCGCCGGTGGGGGACATCCGGGCGCTGCTGCCGCCGATCACCCTCGCCGGGGCCGAACCGCGGATGGACCCGGTCCCGGCGCTCGGGGAGCACACCGACGCGGTCCTCGCCGAGCTGGGACGCGACGCCGGGACGGTCGCCCGGCTGCGCGCCGCCGGAGTCGTCGGCTAG